The following nucleotide sequence is from Cloacibacillus sp..
GCTCCGCATAGAGGATATCCGCTCTGCCCCTGTCGATCGCCTCCAGCATGTCGATATGGGAAAGGGCGTCCCGCGAAAGATATTCTTTTGCCTTGACCGCCGCCGTCTGTGACATTTTTTCGTACCTCGAAATCATGATCAAATACGCGGTAATAGTACCACCGCAAATGAAAATAGGCTATTCCTGAGGCGCTCCGCGTGCCGTATAATATTATTCTAAAATAGCCGATATGAGGTGCTGAAAATGCCAAAGACAGACATTGCGACATTTAACGTGAACTCGGTAAAGAGCCGCCTGCCGATCCTTGATACATGGCTCTCCTCCGACGGAGCCCCGGATATCCTCTGCCTGCAGGAGACGAAATGCCGCGACGAAGAATTTCCCGCGGCCTTCTTCGAGGAGAGGGGCTATCACTGCGTATTTAAGGGAATGAAGAGCTACAACGGCGTCGCCGTCGTCTCGCGCGCGAAGCCGGATGAATATGAGTTCGGACTGTGCGACGAGGGTGAAGAGGGACGAGAAGAATCGGAGATGGCGCGCGTGGCGCGCGTTCGTTTTGGATGTCTCACGGTGCTGAACACCTATATTCCACAGGGCAAGGAGATAGATAACCCCGACTATCCCTATAAACTTCGCTTTATCGGCAGAGTGCGGAAGCTGCTGGAAAAAAAGTGCAGCCCATCCGACATGGTGGTCTGGCTCGGCGACCTGAACGTCGCGCCGACCGACATCGATGTGACGAATCCGAAGAATAAAAAGGACCATGTCTGCTTCCACCAGGATGTGAAGGAGGCGCTCGCAAAGGCGATGGAGTGGGGGTTGGTGGACATCTTCCGCGAACATCTGCCAGGTGAGGGTGAATATACCTTCTGGGACTACCGCGTCAAAGATTCGCTGGCGCGGAATATCGGCTGGCGTATAGACCACATTCTTGGGACGCATAGCGCCGCCGCCCTTTGCCGGGGCGTAAGGGTGGAACGCTCCCTGCGCGCGATGGACAGACCCTCCGACCACACGGCTGTGGTCGGCACATTTGAGCTGTAGGGAACACAGCCGCCCGCGGAGGCCGTTTCCGGCGTTCAGCGGGCGGCGTCCTTCATAGGCAAAAGCGTCAGCAGGAGCCAGAAATAATATAAATTGCGGTTTAGCACAGATTTTCGGCTCCCTCTCAGAGGGAGCTCCCCGCGAAGCGGGGTGAGGGAGAGTTGACCTTCGGTTCTCCCGCG
It contains:
- the xth gene encoding exodeoxyribonuclease III — protein: MPKTDIATFNVNSVKSRLPILDTWLSSDGAPDILCLQETKCRDEEFPAAFFEERGYHCVFKGMKSYNGVAVVSRAKPDEYEFGLCDEGEEGREESEMARVARVRFGCLTVLNTYIPQGKEIDNPDYPYKLRFIGRVRKLLEKKCSPSDMVVWLGDLNVAPTDIDVTNPKNKKDHVCFHQDVKEALAKAMEWGLVDIFREHLPGEGEYTFWDYRVKDSLARNIGWRIDHILGTHSAAALCRGVRVERSLRAMDRPSDHTAVVGTFEL